In Cryptococcus decagattii chromosome 11, complete sequence, one DNA window encodes the following:
- a CDS encoding ATP-dependent RNA helicase DBP9 produces the protein MFSKNNQPSDALLDADFSFSQPPFSTLIDSRVLVALADQKFAHPTLVQAKAIPLLLEGKDVLARARTGSGKTAAYVVPAVQKILEAKDDLSPASAEYQATRAVILVPTKELALQVSSFIKTVTKYCEGLVQCVDVAAGGASIQRVLLNDKPDIVISTPTKLLSLLQSKSLSLSQLSFLAIDEADLLLSYGFKDDLTRIMDPTCGWIPKLGVQGCLMSATLSDDVEGIKGLILRNPAILTLSEPAAASSLLTQHYTHTSERDKFLLIYVLLKLKLIRGKSIIFVNDVERGYRVKLFLEQFGVKCCVVNSELPLASRYHVVEEFNRGVYDVIVATDEGAGADAEEEEDVKQEENESEEEEGEDADEEAKDEEKETKGEAEPAAGPSKRRAASPPSKPNKRARRADPTSSLARGIDFTSASSVINFDLPLTSTSYMHRVGRTARAGQSGLALSFVVPREKWGKDKAVSIKSAEKDEKVFERIKERVKKESGSEIKEWDWGGRKGEIEGFRYRMEDALKAVTGKRVAEARREEVRRELLNSEKLKTHFAANPLDLSYLRHDAPLHPTRQQTHLKHVPNYLMPKIAALPTGGDVTDHAGIGFSRRGRGGHRGRGGRGGKSGRGKKVDPLKFK, from the exons ATGTTTTCCAAAAACAACCAGCCTTCCGACGCATTACTTGA CGCCGatttctctttttcccaacCCCCCTTTTCGACTCTCATTGATTCTCGAGTCCTGGTAGCCCTTGCGGACCAAAAGTTTGCTCATCCAACTTTAGTACAGGCTAAGGCCATACCTCTTTTGCTcgaaggaaaagatgttCTTGCCCGAGCTAGGACAGGAAGCGGTAAGACAGCTGCCTATGTAGTCCCAGCTGTGCAGAAAATCTTGGAGGCCAAAGAT GATCTTTCTCCTGCCTCCGCGGAGTATCAAGCTACTCGAGCTGTCATTCTTGTACCCACCAAAGAGTTGGCTTTGCAagtttcttctttcatcaAGACTGTCACCAAGTACTGTGAGGGTCTAGTGCAATGCGTCGATGTTGCTGCAGGTGGCGCTAGTATCCAAAG AGTGCTTCTCAATGACAAGCCCGACATCGTCATCTCCACCCCCACAAAgcttctttccctcttgCAGTCTAaatccctctccctctctcaACTCTCGTTCCTTGCTATCGATGAGGCGGATCTTTTGCTTTCTTACGGTTTCAAGGACGACCTCACCAGAATTATGGATCCCACCTGCGGATGGATCCCCAAGCTTGGTGTGCAAGGTTGCCTTATGAGTGCCACCTTGAGTGACGATGTCGAAGGTATCAAGGGTCTTATCCTTCGTAACCCC GCCATTCTCACCCTATCTGAACCCGCCGCCGCCTCGTCTCTCCTCACTCAACACTACACGCACACTTCAGAACGGGACAAGTTCCTCCTTATTTACGTCCTTCTTAAGCTGAAACTTATACGCGGTAAATCAATTATCTTTGTCAATGATGTCGAACGTGGTTATCGAGTCAAACTCTTCCTCGAACAATTCGGTGTCAAATGTTGTGTTGTCAACAGCGAATTACCCTTGGCGAGTAGGTATCACGTGGTTGAGGAGTTCAACAGGGGTGTGTATGATGTTATTGTGGCGACTGATGAGGGTGCTGGAGCCGAcgctgaggaagaggaagatgtaaagcaggaagaaaatgaatcagaggaagaggaaggcgaagatGCGGATGAGGAAGCCAAGgacgaagagaaggagaccAAGGGAGAAGCAGAACCTGCCGCCGGTCCTTCCAAACGCCGGGCGgcctctcctccttctaAGCCCAACAAACGGGCCCGACGCGCGGACCCTACCTCTTCGCTCGCTCGTGGTATCGACTTTACCTCCGCATCTTCCGTGATCAACTTTGATCTTCCTCTCACCTCTACCTCCTACATGCACCGAGTCGGTCGTACTGCCCGAGCTGGTCAATCCGGTCTCGCCCTTTCGTTCGTCGTTCCTAGAGAAAAGTGGGGTAAGGACAAGGCTGTATCAATCAAATCAgcagagaaggatgagaaggtGTTTGAGAGGATCAAGGagagggtgaagaaggaaagcgGCAGTGAGATCAAGGAATGGGACTGGGGGGGCAGAAAGGGGGAGATTGAAGGGTTTAGATATCGAATGGAGGACGCGTTGAAAGCGGTTACTGGCAAGAGGGTGGCCGAAgcgagaagagaagaagtcAGGCGAGAGTTGTTGAACAGCGAAAAGCTCAAAACTCACTTTGCCGCCAACCCCCTTGACTTATCTTACCTCCGACATGatgctcctcttcatcctaCCCGACAACAAACCCACCTCAAACATGTCCCCAACTATCTTATGCCGAAGATTGCAGCGCTTCCTACTGGCGGGGATGTAACCGATCATGCAGGCATTGGATTTTCTAGACGAGGAAGGGGAGGCCAtagaggacgaggaggtaggggaggaaagagtggCAGGGGCAAGAAGGTTGACCCGTTGAAGTTCAAGTAG